A stretch of the Coprobacillus cateniformis genome encodes the following:
- a CDS encoding MutS-related protein, whose product MIIYISIIFIFICILLFIKYLYRYYKTKMLYKSFYLDKRDTEEEITKEYFKKIKNPDIDEGVYNDLELDQIFNIVNRTYSDVGKEYMYGQMFISNHCHKDLENIIEKLKNEKLLKKVLYELYSLSRGYTPSLQFFEQDNMFTQRDTISIFLSTLILSSLILSCFFDIMMVKYVVLWLMIQVGLYTHYVKKTDDMMSQCMSYSFVVECLKSLQRFHLFSTEESKKIYKMINRANRYTLVSRVIGTLSQIDIFYLMEFIKGIFFLPIYQCYFLLKHKNELGEDFLEMYEYVGKVETAVSILSLRHQYQTCIPEVSSVPIVQFKNCYHPIIKNPVKNSFSTDTSCMITGSNASGKSTFLKTVGINMIMAKAYHTCFADEFVYYPFQLYTSIHIQDNLKTGESYYIREIKTLKTILNMMSTHQCLILIDEILRGTNEKERIAISKVVLKYMFESQSLIFVTTHDLSIVDAFSNISQYCFNDDIVDKIWKSDYKIKAGVCKVGNAIKLLEVYGFDSKIVEQLKKPY is encoded by the coding sequence ATGATTATTTATATAAGTATTATTTTTATCTTCATTTGTATTCTTTTATTCATCAAATATCTATATCGTTATTATAAGACAAAAATGCTTTATAAAAGTTTTTATCTTGATAAAAGAGATACTGAAGAAGAAATCACAAAAGAATACTTTAAGAAAATTAAAAATCCTGATATTGATGAGGGTGTCTATAATGATTTAGAATTAGATCAGATTTTTAATATCGTGAATAGGACATATAGTGATGTTGGAAAAGAATATATGTATGGACAAATGTTTATATCAAACCATTGTCATAAAGATTTGGAAAATATCATTGAGAAATTAAAAAATGAAAAACTTTTAAAAAAGGTTTTATATGAACTCTATAGTTTATCAAGAGGATATACTCCTTCACTACAATTTTTTGAACAAGACAATATGTTTACACAAAGGGATACAATTAGTATTTTTTTATCAACACTCATTTTATCTAGTCTTATATTAAGTTGTTTTTTTGATATAATGATGGTTAAATATGTTGTATTATGGTTAATGATTCAAGTAGGTCTTTATACACACTATGTTAAAAAAACAGATGATATGATGAGTCAGTGTATGAGTTATTCTTTTGTTGTAGAATGTCTGAAGTCTCTTCAAAGATTTCATTTGTTTTCAACAGAAGAAAGTAAAAAAATATATAAAATGATAAATAGGGCTAATCGTTATACTCTTGTGAGTAGAGTTATTGGAACTCTAAGTCAAATAGATATATTTTATCTTATGGAGTTTATAAAAGGAATCTTTTTTTTACCAATATATCAATGTTATTTTTTACTAAAACATAAGAATGAACTAGGGGAAGATTTTTTAGAGATGTATGAATATGTTGGAAAAGTTGAAACAGCTGTTTCTATTCTTTCATTGCGTCATCAGTACCAGACATGTATTCCAGAGGTTTCATCTGTGCCAATTGTACAATTTAAGAATTGTTATCATCCAATTATTAAGAATCCTGTAAAAAATAGTTTTTCTACAGATACATCTTGTATGATTACAGGTTCAAATGCATCAGGTAAATCTACTTTTTTGAAAACCGTGGGTATAAATATGATTATGGCAAAAGCATATCATACATGTTTTGCTGATGAGTTTGTTTATTATCCATTTCAGCTTTACACATCAATTCATATTCAAGATAATCTAAAGACTGGTGAAAGTTATTATATAAGGGAGATAAAAACTTTGAAAACAATTTTAAACATGATGTCAACACACCAGTGTTTAATACTTATTGATGAAATTTTAAGAGGTACCAATGAGAAAGAAAGAATTGCGATTTCCAAAGTTGTATTAAAGTATATGTTTGAAAGTCAATCCTTGATATTTGTAACAACACATGATTTATCTATTGTTGATGCTTTTAGCAATATCTCTCAATATTGTTTTAATGATGACATTGTTGATAAGATATGGAAGAGTGATTATAAAATAAAAGCAGGAGTTTGTAAAGTTGGAAATGCTATTAAGCTTTTAGAGGTATATGGTTTTGATAGCAAAATTGTAGAACAGTTAAAAAAGCCTTATTAG
- a CDS encoding PadR family transcriptional regulator, with protein sequence MDESQLLKGILEGCVLKIISQEETYGYDILLKLSDAGLKNIIEGTLYPILSRLEKKEFIRCRKAKSPLGPTRKYYSITQLGINHLEKYLTMYQNIIQISNQILFHKS encoded by the coding sequence ATGGACGAAAGTCAACTACTTAAAGGGATATTAGAAGGATGTGTGCTTAAAATTATTAGTCAGGAAGAAACATATGGCTATGATATTCTATTAAAATTAAGTGATGCAGGACTTAAAAATATTATTGAAGGAACACTTTATCCCATATTATCACGTTTGGAGAAAAAAGAGTTTATTCGATGTCGTAAAGCAAAATCTCCACTTGGTCCAACTCGAAAATATTATTCGATAACACAGTTAGGAATAAACCATCTAGAAAAATATCTCACCATGTATCAAAACATAATTCAAATATCAAATCAAATCTTATTTCATAAATCATGA
- a CDS encoding DUF1048 domain-containing protein has product MINDINYDDYAQKLTNEYKSAYEKMAIYIEAILFPGDNLSVIMNEVVDLLLSAQEDSRPLEDVIGSDMKLFCDQLVKSHTNTPLHRIFQFLNAYRILSLIAFILTTIGLIVDFFDGVYSPWTTHVKMGAFFCSMFISLFIFILFKLLTRKLIFKYSWYTKKVDNIITVILFFIIFISIFFIPEQIDSLIPLPRWLFLFLTLSIYTICTLHKNQQKRIDQQEENYFSFDDSVMNENIMQMRKKYNKYCVKQKKKNLIPLDVQTWYEERFQKDKRMDHYGSICFIIMVLIIIIGTFITSETPNAMLFTSLLLIIEIPIYKLLDKGRIARLKLYQMIHEKQIDIFDQSLNQ; this is encoded by the coding sequence ATGATAAATGATATTAACTACGATGACTATGCTCAAAAGTTAACAAACGAATACAAATCAGCTTATGAGAAAATGGCTATATATATTGAAGCCATCCTATTTCCCGGTGATAATTTAAGTGTCATTATGAATGAAGTTGTAGATTTATTGTTATCTGCTCAAGAAGATTCTCGTCCACTTGAAGATGTGATCGGCTCTGATATGAAACTTTTCTGCGACCAATTGGTAAAAAGCCACACCAATACTCCTCTTCATAGAATATTTCAATTTTTAAATGCCTATCGTATATTATCCCTTATCGCATTTATATTAACAACTATAGGATTAATTGTAGATTTTTTTGATGGTGTTTATTCGCCATGGACAACTCATGTAAAGATGGGTGCCTTCTTTTGTTCCATGTTTATTTCTTTATTTATTTTCATTCTCTTTAAATTATTAACCAGAAAACTTATTTTTAAATATTCATGGTATACAAAAAAAGTTGATAATATCATCACAGTGATTCTCTTTTTTATTATTTTTATAAGCATATTTTTTATACCAGAACAAATTGATTCTTTGATTCCTTTACCACGATGGCTTTTCTTATTCCTCACATTGAGTATATATACAATATGCACCTTACACAAGAACCAGCAAAAACGTATTGATCAACAGGAAGAAAACTATTTTTCTTTTGATGATAGTGTTATGAACGAGAATATTATGCAAATGCGAAAGAAATATAATAAATATTGTGTAAAACAAAAAAAGAAGAATTTAATCCCTTTAGATGTCCAGACATGGTATGAGGAAAGATTTCAAAAAGATAAGCGCATGGATCATTATGGAAGTATATGCTTTATAATTATGGTGCTCATTATTATTATTGGCACTTTTATAACAAGTGAAACTCCTAATGCAATGCTATTTACAAGCTTACTCCTCATTATAGAAATTCCTATCTATAAGCTTCTTGACAAAGGCAGAATAGCAAGACTAAAATTATATCAAATGATACATGAAAAACAAATTGATATCTTTGATCAAAGTCTTAATCAATGA
- a CDS encoding DEAD/DEAH box helicase, whose amino-acid sequence MKLYEQYQFNPFVKETITELKFESPTKIQKEIIPLVYKQRDIIGISQTGTGKTHAFLIPIMDMIDVTSDCVQAVITAPTRELASQIYEHAKLFMKYNQDLRVSLIIGGSDKQKAIDKLTIQPHIVIGTPGRIKDLSLDEQALKITTADIFVIDEADMTLEFGYLEDIDAVLGKMKENLQMMVFSATIPQMLRPFLQKYMQNPKMVEIDEQLTTTRNVSHYLVPTKHRDRYQVLKQIMGIIDPYICLIFCNKRTEAADLTMKLRNDGYKVGEIHGDLEPRERRQMMRRIKNMDYQYIVATDIAARGIDIDGASHIINMEFPTELDFYIHRSGRCGRGKYTGECYSMYDTSNQNIVQALEKKGITFEMKEVKGDQFVDTKDREKRKSREKHQTELEKKITSIVRKPTKVKPGYKKKRKRVIEKMVKQEKRAMIKQDIKRQKKERAKQAQREKREREE is encoded by the coding sequence ATGAAATTATATGAACAATATCAATTTAACCCATTTGTCAAAGAGACAATTACTGAATTAAAATTTGAATCGCCTACAAAAATTCAAAAAGAAATTATACCTTTAGTATATAAACAAAGAGATATTATTGGAATCTCACAAACTGGAACAGGGAAAACACATGCTTTTTTGATTCCAATTATGGATATGATTGATGTCACATCAGACTGTGTGCAAGCAGTTATCACAGCACCAACGAGAGAATTAGCTTCACAAATATATGAACATGCCAAACTTTTTATGAAGTATAATCAAGATTTACGTGTTTCTTTAATTATTGGTGGAAGTGATAAACAAAAGGCTATTGATAAATTAACGATTCAACCTCATATTGTTATTGGAACACCAGGAAGAATTAAAGATTTATCATTAGATGAACAAGCTTTAAAAATCACTACAGCAGATATCTTTGTCATTGATGAAGCAGATATGACATTGGAATTTGGATATCTGGAAGATATTGATGCTGTTTTAGGAAAGATGAAAGAAAATCTTCAGATGATGGTTTTTTCAGCAACAATTCCACAAATGTTAAGACCTTTTTTACAAAAATATATGCAAAATCCTAAAATGGTTGAAATTGATGAACAATTAACAACAACTCGTAATGTTTCACATTATTTAGTTCCAACAAAACATCGTGACCGTTATCAAGTTTTAAAGCAAATTATGGGTATTATTGATCCTTACATTTGTTTGATTTTCTGTAATAAGAGAACGGAAGCTGCTGACTTGACTATGAAATTAAGAAATGATGGTTATAAGGTTGGAGAGATTCATGGGGACTTAGAACCAAGAGAACGTCGTCAAATGATGAGACGTATTAAAAATATGGACTATCAATATATTGTTGCTACTGATATTGCAGCAAGAGGTATTGATATTGATGGTGCAAGCCATATTATTAATATGGAATTCCCAACTGAACTTGATTTCTATATTCATAGAAGCGGTCGTTGTGGTCGTGGAAAATATACTGGTGAATGTTATAGTATGTATGATACAAGCAATCAGAATATTGTTCAGGCATTAGAAAAGAAGGGGATTACTTTTGAAATGAAAGAAGTCAAAGGTGATCAATTCGTTGATACTAAAGATCGTGAAAAACGTAAATCACGTGAAAAACATCAAACAGAATTAGAAAAGAAAATTACGTCTATTGTAAGAAAGCCAACAAAAGTGAAACCAGGCTATAAGAAAAAGCGTAAAAGAGTTATTGAAAAAATGGTTAAGCAAGAAAAAAGAGCAATGATTAAACAAGATATTAAGCGACAGAAAAAAGAACGTGCAAAACAAGCACAAAGGGAAAAACGTGAAAGAGAGGAATAA
- a CDS encoding deoxyribonuclease IV — translation MKIGSHVSMSGKEMMLGSVKEALSYGSTTFMFYTGAPQNTARKPIDQLRIDEAKALMAENNINIDDVVVHAPYIINLANTIKPETFELAVRFLKQEIARCEAIGISKLVLHPGAHVKAGDEIGLQQIVNGLNQVLDKDQTVHIALETMAGKGSELGRDFDQLKYIIEHVEHNELLGVCLDTCHLHDGGYDLTKFEDILDEFDEKIGLDRLLVVHVNDSKNERGAHKDRHENIGYGYIGFETLNSIVHHPKLKDVPKILETPYIDEHAPYKEEIDMLKNQIFNNGLK, via the coding sequence TTGAAAATTGGTAGTCATGTTTCCATGAGTGGAAAAGAAATGATGTTAGGTTCTGTAAAAGAAGCATTATCATATGGTTCAACAACTTTTATGTTTTATACAGGAGCACCACAGAACACTGCTAGAAAACCAATTGATCAATTGAGAATTGATGAAGCAAAGGCATTGATGGCAGAAAACAATATTAATATAGATGATGTTGTTGTTCATGCTCCTTATATAATTAATTTGGCAAATACAATAAAACCTGAAACTTTTGAATTGGCTGTTCGTTTTTTAAAACAGGAAATTGCACGATGTGAAGCTATTGGTATTTCAAAATTGGTTTTACATCCAGGAGCACATGTCAAAGCTGGCGACGAAATTGGACTTCAACAGATTGTGAATGGTTTAAATCAAGTTCTTGATAAAGATCAAACTGTGCATATTGCTTTAGAAACAATGGCAGGTAAGGGCAGTGAATTGGGGCGTGATTTTGATCAGTTAAAATATATTATTGAACATGTTGAACATAATGAATTGTTAGGGGTTTGTTTAGATACATGTCATTTACATGATGGCGGTTATGATTTAACAAAATTTGAAGATATTCTTGATGAGTTTGATGAAAAGATTGGTTTGGATCGTTTGCTTGTTGTTCATGTGAATGATTCTAAGAATGAAAGAGGAGCTCATAAAGATAGACATGAAAATATTGGATATGGTTATATTGGATTTGAGACATTGAATTCGATTGTTCATCATCCAAAATTAAAAGATGTTCCTAAGATATTAGAAACACCTTACATAGATGAACATGCTCCATATAAAGAAGAAATTGATATGTTAAAAAATCAAATCTTCAATAATGGTTTGAAATAA
- the ispG gene encoding flavodoxin-dependent (E)-4-hydroxy-3-methylbut-2-enyl-diphosphate synthase: protein MLRHETKSFKVGNLTLGGNQHVIIQSMCNTKTKDTKNTINQILKLEEAGCEMVRVAVFDKDDAKAISTIKKSIHIPLIADIHFDYKLALTAIENGIDKIRINPGNIGSIDKVKTVVEACQKKHIPIRIGVNSGSLEKDILQKYGKPTAQGMIESAKKHIDILESLNFHDYAISLKSSNTLLTIEAYQLASQTFDCPLHIGVTEAGTKLGGTIKSSLGIGTLLYQGIGNTIRVSLSDDPVEEIKVAKTLLKELELIENVPTLVSCPTCGRIQYDLIPIASEIEDFLNTIHKDITVAIMGCAVNGPGEAKHADIAIAGGVKEGLLIKKGEIIKKVRQEDMVKVLKEEIINMTKV, encoded by the coding sequence ATGTTAAGACATGAAACGAAATCATTTAAAGTTGGAAATTTAACATTAGGTGGAAATCAACATGTGATTATTCAATCAATGTGCAATACAAAAACCAAAGATACAAAAAATACAATAAACCAAATTCTCAAATTGGAAGAAGCTGGTTGTGAAATGGTAAGAGTTGCTGTCTTTGATAAAGATGATGCAAAAGCAATATCTACTATCAAAAAAAGCATTCATATACCTTTAATTGCTGATATTCACTTTGATTATAAACTTGCACTGACTGCGATTGAAAATGGTATTGATAAAATCAGAATCAATCCTGGAAATATAGGTTCAATAGACAAGGTCAAAACTGTTGTAGAAGCTTGTCAAAAAAAACATATTCCCATCCGTATTGGTGTTAATAGTGGTTCATTAGAAAAAGATATTCTTCAAAAATATGGTAAACCTACAGCTCAAGGAATGATTGAAAGTGCTAAGAAACATATTGATATACTAGAATCACTAAATTTTCATGACTATGCAATCTCATTAAAATCTTCAAATACATTATTAACTATTGAAGCTTATCAATTAGCAAGTCAAACTTTTGATTGCCCTCTCCATATTGGTGTTACTGAAGCAGGGACTAAACTTGGTGGAACGATTAAATCAAGTTTGGGGATTGGAACACTTCTTTATCAAGGTATTGGAAACACTATTCGTGTCTCTTTAAGTGATGACCCTGTTGAAGAAATCAAAGTTGCGAAAACTTTATTAAAAGAATTAGAATTGATTGAAAATGTTCCTACGCTAGTCTCTTGTCCAACGTGTGGAAGAATTCAATATGATCTCATTCCCATTGCAAGTGAAATAGAAGATTTCTTAAATACTATTCATAAAGATATTACAGTTGCTATCATGGGCTGTGCAGTTAATGGTCCTGGTGAAGCAAAACATGCTGATATCGCAATTGCTGGTGGTGTAAAGGAGGGACTCCTTATTAAAAAAGGAGAAATTATTAAAAAAGTCAGACAAGAAGATATGGTTAAAGTATTAAAAGAAGAAATTATAAATATGACAAAGGTTTGA
- a CDS encoding DUF6512 family protein, whose translation MLWIITIIEFLIGSVLHFVYDIFPYSVVALIAPVNESIFEHLKLVLYPMLFIDIILLLRNKKTYSLTSMLVGIITGILSVVLIYYFYHYGLGIESLIVDIVLLFVGILLGNVMMIIVDKHHWNMDWRINLIILVALIVLFSVWTFYPPDLPIFIDNSKAVLS comes from the coding sequence ATGTTATGGATTATAACAATTATAGAATTTTTAATTGGTTCAGTTTTGCATTTTGTATATGATATCTTTCCTTATTCTGTGGTTGCTCTTATAGCTCCAGTCAATGAAAGTATTTTTGAACACTTAAAGTTAGTTTTGTATCCTATGCTATTTATTGATATTATTTTGTTATTGAGAAATAAAAAAACATATTCATTGACAAGTATGTTAGTGGGGATAATCACTGGTATATTAAGTGTGGTACTAATTTATTACTTCTATCATTATGGTTTAGGCATTGAAAGCCTTATTGTAGATATTGTATTATTATTTGTGGGAATCCTGCTTGGAAATGTAATGATGATTATTGTTGATAAACATCATTGGAATATGGATTGGCGCATTAATCTTATTATTCTTGTTGCATTGATTGTTCTTTTTAGTGTATGGACTTTTTATCCACCTGATTTGCCTATTTTCATAGATAACAGTAAAGCAGTGCTATCATAG